In the genome of Massilia sp. UMI-21, the window CGGCGCGTGTTCCTGCCGCCGGCCCCGAGCGACGCCGGCACCGCCCTCGGCTGCGCCATCTACGGCCTCACCGAACTGGCGGACCAGCCCTGCGACTTCCGCTGGAGCGCCGACTATCTCGGGCCGCCGCCCCAGCTGTCCGATATCGAGGCAGCGCTGCAAGACGCCGGCGACCTGATCGTCGAACGGCCACGCGGTCGCGACGCCCTGTGCGCGCGCATGCTCGACCTGCTGTGCACCGGGCGCGTGATCGGCCTCTACCAGGGGCGCAGCGAATTCGGCCCGCGCGCGCTGGGGCACCGCAGCATCCTCGCCGATCCGCGCCGCGACCGCATCCGCGACTGGATCAATGCGCGCGTCAAGCAGCGTGAGTGGTTCCGTCCGCTCGCACCGGTGGTGCCTGAAGAACGTGCGTCGGCGTATTTCGACGTGGCCGGCACCTCGCCCTTCATGCAGTTCGCGGCGCCGGTACGCCCCGATGTGGCACCGATGCTGCAGGCCATCACCCATGTCGACGGCACCGCACGCCTGCAAACCGTCGGGCCCGGAGACGATCCGCTGCTGCGTGCCCTGCTGGCCGGCTTCGAGGTGCGCACCGGCATACCGGTGCTGCTCAACACCTCGTTCAACGGCAAGGACGAGCCCATCGTCGAGACGCCCTTCGAGGCCGTGGCCGCATTCCGCCAAATGCCCCTGCACGCACTGGCCATGCCCCCCTTCCTGGTCACCAAGCGCAACGAGCCGGAGCTGCCGGTATGACCCGTGAATATCCGGGGCGCCCGAGCGTACCGGCCGGCGGCACGCCGACCATTCACGTCTCGGGCGACGAGCCGCGCTTTCGCATTGCCATCGACCGCTGCGAAGACGGGCTGGCGCAGGTGCTGGGCGATGCGCACGACCGCCGGGTCGAGCGAATCGCGCGCAAGCTCCTCGACCGTTCGTGCCGGGCTCGATCCGGCGCCGTACCGGCGCGGCATCGTAGGGGATCGGCGCCGGCGGGCGCCATGTTGTTTGCGCAAGGCTGGACTATCTGGAGAACACATGAGCCGCCGTTCCTTCCTGCAGCGCCACGATATTCACCAGGTCATCGTGTTCCGTGCCCTCCAGCTGGGCGACATGCTCTGTGCCGTGCCGGCCTTGCGGGCGCTGCGCGCGGCCTTGTCCGGCGCCAGGATCGTGCTGACCGGCTTGCCCTGGGCAAGCCAGTTCGCGCAGCGTTTCGACGCCTACGTGGACGAGTTCATTCCCTTCCCGGGGCACCCGCTACTGCCCGAACAGGCAGTCCGGCAAGACGAACTGACCTCTTACTATGCCGCCATCTGCGACCGCGGCTTCGACCTCGCGCTGCAGTTGCACGGCAGCGGCGACGTGACGAACCATGTCGTCGCCGGATTCGGCGCCAGGACAATGGCCGGCTTCACCCGCGGTGAGGCCAGCCAGAGCCACCGGACCCTGCTCCTTCCCTATCCCGACAGCGGCGCCGAGCCGGAACGGCTACTGACCCTGCTGGACCGGCTGGGTGCGCCGATCGGTGGCGCGCAGCTCGAGTTCCCGCTGCGGCGCGAGGACATCGACGAGCTCGAAGCCAGCAAGGTCGCGCCCGGTCTGGAGCCAGGCAACTACATTTGCATCCACGCGGGCGCCCGCAAGCGCGACAAATGCTGGCCGCCCGAACGCTTTGCGGAAGTGGCGGACCAGATCAAACACGAGTTCGGATTCGATACCGTCCTGACCGGCTCGGCCGACGAAGCGCCGCTGGCACGCGCGGTCGCCGCACACATGCGCACACCGGCGGTCGAAGCGGCGGCGCCGATTTCGATCGGCGCCATGGCCGCACTGATGAGCCGGTCACGGCTGCTGATCTGTAACGACACCGGCGTCTCGCACATCGCCGCCGGGCTCGGGCTGAACAGCGTGGTAGTGTTCAGCAAGGCCGATATCGCCCGCTGGGCGCCGGCCGACCGGCTACGCCACCGCTGCATCTGGGATCCGGCCGCCGAGCGCGCCGCTGTCGTGCTCCAGCATGCGCGCGCCCTGCTGGCCGGGACGGCGCCGAGCGGGCAGCGCGCGGCGGGGATGTGGCCCTACTGGTAACGGATGCGGCGCTGCCGCTACGCTTGCAGGATCACGGCTTCATCCATCCCCACGCCTTTGCAGCTGCGCCAGCGCCAGACCAAGCACCTGCTCGACCGGAACGTCATCCACGAAGCTCTGCTGGTGCGTACAACGCGACACGCGATTGTCGACGCCGCATAGCGCGCACCGGACCTGCGCCGACACGGCCGCCTGCAACAGGCTGGGCCGCAAAGCTGCGCCGTCGACCAGGTTCGTGTACCAGAAAATGCCGACCGCCGGTGTGCCGATCGCCAGCGCCAGGTGCAGCGGACCGGTATCGTTGGACACCACCAGCGCGGCACGCTCGAGCAGACCGAGCAGGCCGCCCAGCCCGAGCTTTCCGGACAGGTCGAGGGCCGGATGGCGCATGCCGCCCACGATGCTGCGCACCAGGCCCGCCTCGTCCGCCGTGCCATTGACGGTAACGAGCGCGCCGGCCGAGGCCAGCGCATCGCCGACGGCGGCAAAGCGCTCTGGCGGCCAGCATCGCCGCGGGTCGGACGATTCCGGTTGCAGCAACACCAGGGGCTGGGCACGTTCCAGTGGCGTGGAACCCGGGCATGGCGGCACGCTCGGCCGCCAGAAGCGCCGCTGCAGCCGCGCGGTCGGCGGGCATGAGCGCCAGTTCGCGCGCCAGCGGGGGCAGCGTGGCGCCGGCCAATGCCGCGATCTCCAGCAAGGCCAGCCGCCGGTTGGCGGGCTCGACATGCGCAACCCAGCGGTCGAGCGCTGCCGCGCCTTGCGCGCGCGCACCGATGGTGAGCCGTGCGCCGAGCCGCATGGCGAAAGGGTTCGAATAACGTCCACCGCCGAACATCTGCGCCACGATATCGAAACCTTCGTCGCGCATGCGTGCGACGAAGCGCTCGACAGCCGCGCCCTCCACGGTATCGCCGGCGGGCGCGCCGACACCCGGAATGGGTGGCAACACGACGACCCGGTCGACCGGCCCCGTCCGCCCGTGCAGGAATTGTGCATGCCAGGCCTTGCCCAGGAAAACCAGCTCGGCATCGGGATAGGCGTGCTTCAGCGCCTGCAGTGCCGGCAGGGCGAAAACGAAGTCGCCCACCGCGTTTGGCCGCAGTACCGCGATCTTGGCGACCCCGTGCAGGCGCATCGGGCTGCCATTCATGGGCCTGTCCCTGGCACTGCGGTACGCGCCCGCAAACCGCGCCGTGGGAACAGCACCCGGTGTGGAGGCCGTGCCTCGCTCACGGCCGCGCCTGCGTCGGGGCGGCTTGCACAGGTGCCGGCTGCCCCGGCGATGCCGGCTGCGCAGGGCTGCCGGCATGCGGCAGCAGCGCCCAGGGCGCATCGACCTCGCGCGCCTTGAGCGTGGTCGGCAACTCCATGTGGTAGGCGCCGGAAGGCAGCATGCCGCAGCCGCCGAAACGCTCCATCACGCGCAACTGGGCAAGCACGTCTTCGCCGCAGTGCCCGGGTGGCAGGTGCCGCCAGGTGTCGACCTGGCGCCCGGTGGCGCGCAGGTAGCGCAGCACGGCCACCACCTCGGGCTGGCCGAGTGCGCCCGCGCCTTCGGTCTGGTCGGATACGACGATGCGCAGCGCGGGATAATCCTGGGCGCCGATCGCGGTCAGCGCGACCGCCAGCGCCGCCGGCCGGCAGCAGCTGGGAACCAGCACGTCGATGCGCGGCAGCGTCATTCAGCTTCCCGCCTGGGCCGCGCCACCTGCCGCCGGCCCGTACAGGTAGGGGTTGAGGGCGGGGTCGTTGTACATCTTGAACTGGCGGTAAACCTTGAAATAGGCCTGGCCCGCACGCGCTTCGCGCAGCAGCTGGTCGAGGCAGGCGGCAAGGTCGTGGCGCTGCTGGTTGTAGCGGTCGATCAGGCGCTTGCTGGTGGCGATCTCGGCGGCCGCAACGTCGACCCGGCGCGCGCGGTCTTCTTCTTGCCACAACAGGCAGTTGTAGCGATGGGTGGCGTCGATGGCGCGCCACGCTCCGGGAAGCTCGGCCGGGCGATGCAGGCTCGGCCAGTCGGGCTGGGCAAGCTCGCCATCGTGGAAGCCCATCACCGCGACCGCGTTGACTGTGCTGGACATGGCATCCCCGTTCGTCGTCATACCCGTTGGAGACGGCAGGCCCGGCGAAGTTCTGGCGGTGACCAGTCCGGCTTGGGCCGGCGCAAAGCGCCGCAGTCCAGGCGAAAAAAAACGCAGACGGCGCGCTGCGCGGTCTGCGTTGGAAGCCCGGCTTGCGCCGTGCGAGGATCGGGTGCCGGCCAGGAACCCAGGCCGGCGAAAACTTTACTTCAGCATTCGGGTACGGCTGGCGACGAAGGCGATTACCAGCGCCAGGACGCCGAGGTAGGCGATCGCGGCCTGCATGCCGGCGAAGTGGGCGACCGCGCCGATCACCGGCGGACCGATCAGGCTGCCGCTATACGCCATGCTGGCGACGCCGGCCAGGGCCATCGGGCCTTGGGTACCTGCTGCGCTGAACACGAACGGAAACAGGAGCGCCAGGCCGAGGCCGGCGATCGCGAAACCCACCAGGGCGACGTAAGCGCTTGGCGCCAGCACCGCGAACATCAGGCCGCTGGCACCCACGAGCGAGCCGATGGTGACCAGGCGCTGGGCGCTGAAGCGCATCTTGAGCTTGTCGCCCATCAGGCGCGACATCAGCATCATGACCGAGAAAGCCGACAGGGCCAGTGGCGCCAGGCCATCAGACGCGCCGAAATGCTGTTTCAGGAACACGCCGCTCCAGTCGGCAATGCTGCCTTCCGTCATCGCCCCCAGGAAACCCAACAGGCCCAGCAGCACCAGCGGACCACGCGGCAGCGAGAACGACTTCTTCTCGACCTGTTCCGGAACGCCATCGGCGTCCATCAGGCTGAAGGCGAGCCACAGCACCAGCGCCAGCGGACCGACCAGCATCATGAAGTGATTCACCGGAGCGATCTTCATGCTGGCCATCAGGCTGCCCAGGGTCGCGCCCACCAGGCCGCCGGCACAGCTGATCCCATGCAGCTTCGACATTTCCGATTTGCCGGTCTGCTCTTCACGCTTGGTAGCGGCCGAGTTGATGGCCACGTCGTACACGCTCGCGGTCACGCCCAGCAGCAGCACCGCCATCATCAGGCGCGCGACGTCGGGCGCCATGCCGATCGAGACCAGGACGGCCAGCAGGGCCATGCCCGACGTGAGCAGCGACTTGCGTGCACCGAAGCGTCGCATCAGGAAGGACGAGATCGGGAAGGACAGCAGCGCGCCGAGGCCGCCGCACAGGAGGACCATCGACAGGCCCGAATGCGAGACCTTCACGCCTTGGGCCAGGGCCGGGATGCGGCCGGCCCATGAGCCCATGACCAGGCCGAACAGTGCAAACGCCACCGGTAGGGCGTATTGCTGGGTTTGCGCGAAACTGAAACTGAAACCGGAACGCGAGGCGGAAGCGGTAGTGTGCATCGGAAAGGAAGATTGTTAAATTTTTCGGGAAAATTCGAGAAGTGCCAGCCAATCCTGATCGGTGAAATGATTTACGTCAGGAAGCTGATGGGAGGCAATTCTAAACGTCGGAAAAATTTTTTGTTTGCCGCGCGGAAAAATATTTTATGCCGTTGTTTTGCGCCGACAAATTGCTGCCAACATCCTTATCGAACCACTACAGAACCGTACAAAAGCGAACAGAAAATAGGCCAAGAGCCCTTTAAATGTAAGCAAATGCTTCCGAGCTGACGGATTCTTCGCCATCAGGGCATCGTGCCGAAGCAAGAAAAATTTGAATACACCCAGCCATGACATATCGCTCCATCGTTTAAATTACATTGGCTCAAATGGAATAATCAATATGGCAACTTCAGCATAAGCCGGGCTGATTCAACCACCCCTTTATCAGGCTTGCCTATTTCAGTTATTCAGTCATTGAATTGTGAAATCTCAGCTTTCGCATTTAAATCCGGTTTAAAAGCAGAAATAAATGGAAGCGTTGTCAAAAAAACAGAAAAGCCAGCCATATGGGCTGTTCTGTCCCGTATGGCTGGCTGTCGGTCCGGCGCTGCGGCCTGGTATCAGACGAGCTGCAGGCTCACGTCGATATTGCCGCGGGTCGCGTTCGAGTAAGGGCAGACGACATGGGCGCGTTCGATCAGGGTACGTGCTTCCTCTTCCGGCAGGCCCGGCAGGCTGATCTGCAGTAGCACTTCGATGCCAAAGCCGGTCGGGATCGGGCCGATGCCGACGCTGCCCTGCACCGACACGTCGGGCGAGATCTTCAGCTTGTCGCGGGCGGCGACGAATTTCATGGCGCCGAGGAAGCAGGCCGAGTAGCCGGCAGCGAACAACTGCTCCGGGTTGCTGCCCGCGCCGCCTGCGCCGCCCAGCTCCTTCGGGGTGGACAGCCTGATGTCGAGTGCATTGTCGGACGAGACGGCGCGGCCGTCGCGGCCGCCGGTGACCTGGGCGCTTGCACGGTAGAGGACTTTTTCGATTGCCATGGAGATGC includes:
- a CDS encoding glycosyltransferase family 9 protein translates to MSRRSFLQRHDIHQVIVFRALQLGDMLCAVPALRALRAALSGARIVLTGLPWASQFAQRFDAYVDEFIPFPGHPLLPEQAVRQDELTSYYAAICDRGFDLALQLHGSGDVTNHVVAGFGARTMAGFTRGEASQSHRTLLLPYPDSGAEPERLLTLLDRLGAPIGGAQLEFPLRREDIDELEASKVAPGLEPGNYICIHAGARKRDKCWPPERFAEVADQIKHEFGFDTVLTGSADEAPLARAVAAHMRTPAVEAAAPISIGAMAALMSRSRLLICNDTGVSHIAAGLGLNSVVVFSKADIARWAPADRLRHRCIWDPAAERAAVVLQHARALLAGTAPSGQRAAGMWPYW
- a CDS encoding MFS transporter — protein: MHTTASASRSGFSFSFAQTQQYALPVAFALFGLVMGSWAGRIPALAQGVKVSHSGLSMVLLCGGLGALLSFPISSFLMRRFGARKSLLTSGMALLAVLVSIGMAPDVARLMMAVLLLGVTASVYDVAINSAATKREEQTGKSEMSKLHGISCAGGLVGATLGSLMASMKIAPVNHFMMLVGPLALVLWLAFSLMDADGVPEQVEKKSFSLPRGPLVLLGLLGFLGAMTEGSIADWSGVFLKQHFGASDGLAPLALSAFSVMMLMSRLMGDKLKMRFSAQRLVTIGSLVGASGLMFAVLAPSAYVALVGFAIAGLGLALLFPFVFSAAGTQGPMALAGVASMAYSGSLIGPPVIGAVAHFAGMQAAIAYLGVLALVIAFVASRTRMLK
- a CDS encoding DUF4254 domain-containing protein; its protein translation is MSSTVNAVAVMGFHDGELAQPDWPSLHRPAELPGAWRAIDATHRYNCLLWQEEDRARRVDVAAAEIATSKRLIDRYNQQRHDLAACLDQLLREARAGQAYFKVYRQFKMYNDPALNPYLYGPAAGGAAQAGS
- a CDS encoding organic hydroperoxide resistance protein, yielding MAIEKVLYRASAQVTGGRDGRAVSSDNALDIRLSTPKELGGAGGAGSNPEQLFAAGYSACFLGAMKFVAARDKLKISPDVSVQGSVGIGPIPTGFGIEVLLQISLPGLPEEEARTLIERAHVVCPYSNATRGNIDVSLQLV